One segment of Solanum stenotomum isolate F172 chromosome 1, ASM1918654v1, whole genome shotgun sequence DNA contains the following:
- the LOC125857055 gene encoding uncharacterized protein LOC125857055, producing MPPSQSFTFNFNPSSTNFVYFDSYNCETYSNETDFNGTESDETHSDETDFDETDSAETDFDETNSDEIDSDKTDSDETNFDEIDFYETDYDDAHFNEANSGDFFFGFFSSTQ from the coding sequence ATGCCTCCTTCTCAATCGTTTACTTTCAATTTTAACCCTTCTTCCAccaattttgtttattttgattcttaCAATTGTGAAACTTATTCTAATGAGACTGATTTCAATGGGACTGAGTCTGATGAGACTCATTCTGATGAGACTGATTTCGATGAGACTGATTCTGCTGAGACCGATTTTGATGAGACCAATTCTGATGAGATTGATTCTGATAAGACTGATTCTGATGAGACTAATTTCGATGAGATTGATTTCTATGAGACTGATTATGATGATGCTCATTTCAATGAGGCTAATTCTGGTGATTTTTTCTTTGGGTTTTTTAGCTCAACTCAATAA